CCAGTTGCGGTTGGGTCAAGCGCAGTGCCTTGCGCGCCTTGCGCACGATTTCCCCGAGATGTTGCGGAGTTTCGATGAATGTGGTCATAAAAATTTCCTCTTCGGGAAATTATGCCGCCTGTCTCGCAAAATCTCAAGTGAATTATCTGATCGGGAAATTTTTGAACCGTACATGCGTCTGGCATGCAATAATGGCACGATCGGGAAATATGTGCAGCATTGGACAGAAATAGAGGTCACCCACCAAAAGGACCGAGGCCCATCATTTTTCCAGCGCTGAATTTCCGAACACGATAAACATTTTCTCGTCCCAGGGCCCACGGGAAAAACTCTGTCCTGACTGGGTATCTGAGACCAATAGTATTTTCGATAGACCGAAAATTTGGAGTAGCTATGTTCGGCCATGTGGATGCCGACGTCCTACAACTTCAGTCCGAGGAAACACAACTACACCATCACCATGGCGTAGCTCAGGAAAAGACGCCCGATTTTCGAACCAGTCCAGTGCCGTTTCGGAAACATGCTGACCAGGTCATCGTCCCGGTTCTGAAATACTCTCCGTGCCGTCGACCCTTGCCAGGCATGGCGCTGGCAGCACTTTTCCAGGCATCACCACTTGGCTTGAGCGGCATCAAAATAAGCGTTTCCAATTTGGAAAATTATATATTGACATACGTATATCCAAAAATTAGATGTCACTCATATGCACGTCATCTCTGTCAAATTGCTGCGTGATTATTGGGAAAGGACGCCAGAAAACGCCTATGGCCGTGATCCGCTGTCCGCGTGGTACAGGATCGCCAAAGGACAGAGATGGAAAACCCCCATGGATGTGAAGGCTTCCTTTGGAAACGCCAGCATCCGGCCTGGGGGACGCGTGGTTTTCAACTGCGCAGGCAACAAGCTCAGAATCGTGACGTCCATCAATTATGCGGCAGGGGTCGTCTACGTGAAGTTCGTAGGCAGTCATCCGGAGTACGACCCCATAGCTGACTTTTGAAAAATTCAAAATTCTCAGGCCGTTCAAAAATGGTGAGATGCAAGGAAGTGAAAAAATCCAGGGCGCGCGGTGTATTGCGCATACATAAGCGGTCTGGATTTTTTCGCTGACGCAGCAGATCGCCGTTTTTCAACGGACTGATAGACGTCGATACCGTGGACAATTCAAAATAGGAGGCGGGGACCATGAAGCCTATCCGTGACCATGCGGACTATGAGAAGGCGCTTGCTCGAATCGAAGAGCTTATTTCGGCCCCCGAAGGATCGCCCGAGGTTGACGAACTGGAAGTGCTGGCGATTTTGGTCGAGAAATTCGAAGAGGGACACTACCCTATTCCGGAAGCCCCGGTGTCGGAGGTGCTGAAACTCTTCATGGAAGAGAACATTCTCACCCCCAAGGATATGGCCAAATACCTGGGGTCCGCGAGCGCCGTTTCCAAGGTC
This region of Desulfomicrobium macestii genomic DNA includes:
- a CDS encoding type II toxin-antitoxin system HigB family toxin, with translation MHVISVKLLRDYWERTPENAYGRDPLSAWYRIAKGQRWKTPMDVKASFGNASIRPGGRVVFNCAGNKLRIVTSINYAAGVVYVKFVGSHPEYDPIADF